The following proteins are co-located in the Pseudomonas sp. ATCC 13867 genome:
- a CDS encoding CPXCG motif-containing cysteine-rich protein — protein MLERQDYSCPYCGEPAEAVLDLSGGDQRYYEDCPVCCRPILFQLRTDGVEWSLEVQREDD, from the coding sequence ATGCTCGAACGTCAGGACTATTCCTGTCCCTATTGCGGCGAACCGGCGGAGGCCGTACTCGACCTGTCCGGGGGCGACCAGCGCTACTATGAAGATTGTCCGGTGTGTTGCCGGCCGATCCTGTTCCAACTGCGCACCGACGGTGTGGAGTGGTCCCTGGAAGTCCAGCGCGAGGACGACTGA
- a CDS encoding methyl-accepting chemotaxis protein — MKFKSIQFSVVALAGASVLAVVAALVLYALFAGARTQTLVQERTQALLEQVINERLEALARGQVSQIQRELEYPLTVAKGLANTNALMGKVDASGAPALGIGRAEMSGLLRQTVEQNPKLLDAFAGWEPDAFAGNDSEHAGQPGYDASGRFMPWWYRKSDGSLTVEAMGDTLESQKMQPTGVREGEYYLCPKEKRQPCIIDPAPYEMGGRMVLMSSFNAPILVDGQFKGAVGVDLSLDFIQTLLKNADSHLYDGAGEMALISSNGRLVAYTRDAGKLGEPASSVLDADVLAQLSRLPLDQPLSRLDAQHGQIELFLPFTIADTGARWTLVMQLPQEAVLGDLNTLQADLKSQRDGDTLGMTLVGLLIAAIGLAVIWLVGHGIARPLRQLVGMLDDIAQGEGDLTCRLSSDRADELGSIAQGFNTFLGKLQGMIGQVVSSVQRVSDSSEHTADIAIRTNQGVQQQLAEIELVATAVHEMTATAQDVARNATHAAEAAHHADQAAHHGKRIVESSSTAIQALASEIGRAVGVVQTLARDSENINAILVAIRGIAEQTNLLALNAAIEAARAGEQGRGFAVVADEVRNLAQKTQQATEEIQSMIQQLQHGTREVVQVMQQSQEKTDDSVRHASEAAQALESITQAVSVINDMNTQIASAAEEQSAVAEDINRNVSNIGMVANQVAGGADEASQASAELTKLAEQQRRLVNQFKV, encoded by the coding sequence ATGAAATTCAAGTCGATCCAGTTTTCCGTGGTGGCGCTGGCCGGAGCCAGTGTCCTGGCGGTGGTCGCGGCCCTGGTGCTGTACGCGCTGTTCGCCGGGGCCCGGACCCAGACCCTGGTGCAGGAGCGCACCCAGGCGCTGCTCGAACAGGTGATCAACGAACGCCTGGAGGCCCTGGCGCGCGGCCAGGTCAGCCAGATCCAGCGCGAACTGGAGTACCCGCTGACCGTCGCCAAGGGCCTGGCCAACACCAACGCCCTGATGGGCAAGGTCGACGCCAGCGGCGCCCCGGCGCTGGGCATCGGCCGCGCGGAGATGTCCGGCCTGCTGCGCCAGACCGTGGAGCAGAATCCCAAGCTGCTCGACGCCTTCGCCGGCTGGGAGCCCGATGCCTTCGCCGGCAACGACAGCGAGCATGCCGGCCAGCCGGGCTACGACGCCAGCGGCCGCTTCATGCCCTGGTGGTACCGCAAGAGCGACGGCAGCCTGACCGTCGAGGCGATGGGCGACACCCTGGAAAGCCAGAAGATGCAGCCCACCGGCGTCCGCGAGGGCGAGTACTACCTGTGCCCGAAGGAGAAGCGCCAGCCCTGCATCATCGATCCGGCCCCCTACGAAATGGGCGGCAGGATGGTGCTGATGTCATCCTTCAACGCACCGATCCTGGTCGATGGCCAGTTCAAGGGGGCGGTGGGCGTCGACCTGTCGCTGGACTTCATCCAGACCCTGCTCAAGAACGCCGACAGCCACCTCTACGACGGCGCCGGGGAGATGGCACTGATTTCCAGCAACGGACGCCTGGTCGCCTACACCCGGGACGCCGGCAAGCTCGGCGAACCGGCCAGCAGCGTGCTGGACGCCGATGTCCTCGCCCAGTTGTCCAGGCTCCCCCTGGACCAACCGCTGTCGCGGCTCGATGCGCAACACGGCCAGATTGAACTCTTCCTGCCGTTCACCATCGCCGATACCGGCGCGCGCTGGACGCTGGTCATGCAACTGCCGCAGGAGGCCGTGCTGGGCGATCTGAACACGCTGCAGGCGGACCTGAAGTCCCAGCGCGACGGCGACACCCTCGGCATGACCCTGGTGGGTCTGCTGATCGCCGCCATCGGCCTGGCGGTGATCTGGCTGGTCGGCCACGGCATTGCCCGCCCGCTGCGCCAACTGGTCGGCATGCTCGACGACATCGCCCAGGGCGAAGGCGACCTGACCTGCCGCCTGTCCAGCGACCGCGCCGACGAGCTGGGCTCCATCGCCCAGGGCTTCAACACTTTCCTCGGCAAGCTGCAGGGCATGATCGGCCAGGTGGTGTCCTCGGTGCAGCGCGTCAGCGATTCCTCCGAGCACACCGCCGACATCGCCATCCGCACCAACCAGGGTGTGCAGCAACAACTGGCGGAAATCGAACTGGTGGCCACCGCCGTCCACGAAATGACCGCCACCGCCCAGGACGTGGCGCGCAACGCCACCCATGCGGCGGAAGCGGCCCACCACGCCGACCAGGCCGCGCATCACGGCAAACGCATCGTCGAGAGCAGCTCGACGGCGATCCAGGCGCTGGCCAGCGAGATCGGCCGCGCGGTGGGCGTGGTCCAGACCCTGGCCCGCGACAGCGAGAACATCAATGCGATCCTGGTAGCCATCCGCGGCATCGCCGAGCAGACCAACCTGCTGGCGCTCAACGCCGCCATCGAAGCGGCCCGCGCCGGCGAACAGGGACGCGGCTTCGCGGTGGTCGCCGACGAGGTGCGCAACCTGGCGCAGAAGACCCAGCAGGCCACCGAGGAAATCCAGTCGATGATCCAGCAGTTGCAGCATGGCACCCGTGAAGTGGTGCAGGTGATGCAGCAGAGCCAGGAGAAGACCGACGACAGCGTGCGCCACGCCAGCGAGGCGGCCCAGGCGCTGGAGTCGATCACCCAGGCGGTGTCGGTGATCAACGACATGAACACCCAGATCGCCAGCGCCGCCGAGGAACAGAGCGCGGTGGCCGAGGACATCAACCGCAACGTCAGCAACATCGGCATGGTCGCCAACCAGGTGGCCGGCGGCGCCGACGAGGCCTCCCAGGCCAGCGCCGAACTGACCAAGCTGGCCGAGCAGCAGCGCCGGTTGGTGAATCAGTTCAAGGTATAA
- a CDS encoding 1-acyl-sn-glycerol-3-phosphate acyltransferase, with the protein MMGEFEAIRPYNDAEVPAVLQRLLSDDAFLGALARYRFPRLSGPFGWLLRPLIAHRLAREVTGIRSVGELQDKVEPYVDRTIEHATDGVTYSGVERLKPGCAYLFIANHRDIVMDPAFCNYAIYHAKLPTPRIAIGDNLLQKPFVSDLMRLNKSFIVHRSISGRREKLATYQKLSAYINHSIRDDGQSIWIAQAEGRAKDGDDRTDSAILKMFHMSRKDEPFAEVIRQLHLIPVSISYEYDPCDAAKAHELFTRATTGEYRKAPGEDDRSIVQGITGYKGRVHINFGEEITGEFSDTKQLAAELDRQILGNYRLFPVHYLAYEASALRDPALQVPTAASLFKGEELRRARTEWERRLGECPAEQRAHLILQYANPVLNQYRLKQA; encoded by the coding sequence ATGATGGGCGAGTTCGAAGCCATCCGACCGTACAATGACGCCGAAGTCCCGGCCGTCCTGCAACGCCTGCTGAGCGATGACGCCTTTCTCGGCGCGCTGGCGCGTTACCGCTTCCCCCGTCTGTCCGGTCCGTTCGGCTGGCTGCTCAGACCTCTTATAGCCCATCGCCTGGCCCGCGAAGTCACGGGTATTCGCAGCGTCGGTGAGCTGCAGGACAAGGTCGAGCCCTACGTCGACCGGACCATCGAGCACGCCACCGACGGCGTCACCTACTCCGGCGTCGAGCGCCTGAAGCCCGGCTGCGCCTACCTGTTCATCGCTAACCACCGCGACATCGTGATGGACCCGGCCTTCTGCAACTACGCCATCTACCACGCCAAGCTGCCGACCCCGCGCATCGCCATCGGCGACAACCTGCTGCAGAAGCCCTTCGTCAGCGACCTGATGCGCCTGAACAAGAGCTTCATCGTGCACCGCTCGATCAGCGGCCGGCGCGAGAAGCTGGCGACCTACCAGAAGCTCTCGGCCTACATCAATCACTCGATCCGCGACGACGGCCAGTCGATCTGGATCGCCCAGGCCGAAGGCCGTGCCAAGGACGGGGACGACCGCACCGATTCGGCGATCCTCAAGATGTTCCACATGAGCCGCAAGGACGAGCCGTTCGCCGAAGTGATCCGTCAGTTGCACCTGATCCCGGTGTCCATCAGCTACGAATACGACCCCTGCGACGCCGCCAAGGCCCACGAACTGTTCACTCGCGCCACCACCGGCGAGTACAGGAAGGCGCCGGGCGAGGACGACCGCAGCATCGTGCAGGGCATCACCGGCTACAAGGGCCGGGTGCACATCAACTTCGGCGAGGAAATCACCGGGGAGTTCAGCGACACCAAGCAACTGGCGGCCGAACTGGACCGGCAGATCCTCGGCAACTACCGGCTGTTCCCGGTGCACTACCTGGCCTACGAGGCCTCCGCACTGCGCGACCCGGCGCTGCAGGTGCCCACTGCCGCCAGCCTGTTCAAGGGCGAGGAACTGCGCCGCGCCCGCACCGAATGGGAGCGGCGCCTGGGCGAATGCCCCGCCGAGCAGCGCGCGCACCTGATCCTGCAATACGCCAACCCGGTGCTGAACCAGTACCGCCTCAAGCAGGCATGA
- a CDS encoding SOS response-associated peptidase, with protein MTSRYALFRWNRELAESAGFPADLQPQWNLAPGARVLMLREEGGARRADLARWGLTPAWLKDLSRTPAHARAETIAEQPMFRDAFAQRRCLLPANGFYEWRGVRKRPHWISGGGLICFAGVWEAYPVEGHTYYSVAMLTQAAGDMRRPLILDAAEQAQWLSNETDAARLRELLQLPQARLREQALAHFVNDPACNGPECLTPA; from the coding sequence ATGACCAGCCGCTACGCCCTGTTTCGCTGGAACCGCGAGCTGGCCGAGAGCGCCGGCTTCCCGGCCGACCTGCAGCCACAGTGGAATCTTGCCCCCGGCGCCCGCGTGCTGATGCTGCGCGAGGAAGGCGGTGCGCGTCGCGCCGACCTGGCGCGCTGGGGCCTGACGCCGGCCTGGCTGAAGGACCTGTCGCGGACTCCGGCCCATGCCCGCGCCGAAACCATCGCCGAGCAGCCGATGTTCCGCGATGCTTTCGCCCAGCGCCGCTGCCTGCTGCCGGCCAACGGCTTCTACGAGTGGCGCGGCGTGCGCAAGCGGCCGCACTGGATCTCCGGTGGCGGGTTGATCTGCTTCGCGGGAGTGTGGGAGGCGTACCCGGTGGAAGGCCACACCTACTACAGCGTGGCGATGCTGACCCAGGCGGCCGGGGACATGCGCCGGCCGCTGATCCTCGATGCGGCGGAGCAGGCCCAGTGGCTGTCGAACGAGACCGACGCTGCGCGGCTGCGGGAGTTGCTGCAATTACCCCAGGCGCGGCTGCGCGAGCAGGCGCTGGCGCACTTCGTCAACGACCCGGCCTGCAACGGGCCGGAGTGCCTGACGCCCGCTTGA
- a CDS encoding M48 family metallopeptidase — protein sequence MPSLFRVAGLAAALLLSACQQVNTTSGGVVGVDRKQNMFSMLSSAQVDQMYAQSYQQTLGEASKAGKLDASSSDAKRVKAIASRLIPQTGAFRPDAPSWQWEVNVIKSDELNANCGPGGKIIVYTGLIDKLKLTDDELAAVMGHEIAHALREHGREAMSRAYAEQMGLGIGGALLGLGQGSVDLAHQVVEYSLTLPNSRQNENEADLIGLELAARAGYNPNAAMTLWQKMGQAAGGDAPPEILSTHPADSTRMANLQAAIPKVMPLYEQAKGR from the coding sequence ATGCCCAGTCTTTTCCGTGTCGCCGGCCTGGCCGCGGCCCTGCTGCTGAGCGCTTGCCAGCAGGTGAACACCACCAGCGGCGGCGTCGTCGGCGTCGATCGCAAGCAGAATATGTTCAGCATGCTGTCCAGCGCGCAGGTTGACCAGATGTACGCCCAGTCCTACCAGCAGACCCTCGGCGAAGCGTCGAAGGCCGGCAAGCTGGACGCCAGCAGCAGCGATGCCAAGCGCGTGAAGGCCATCGCCAGCCGACTGATTCCGCAGACCGGGGCCTTCCGGCCGGATGCGCCGTCCTGGCAGTGGGAAGTCAACGTGATCAAGAGTGACGAGCTCAACGCCAACTGCGGCCCCGGTGGCAAGATCATCGTCTACACCGGGCTGATCGATAAGCTGAAGCTGACCGATGACGAGCTCGCCGCGGTGATGGGCCACGAGATCGCCCACGCCCTGCGCGAGCATGGCCGCGAGGCCATGTCCCGCGCCTATGCCGAGCAGATGGGCCTGGGTATCGGCGGTGCCTTGCTGGGCCTGGGCCAGGGCAGCGTCGACCTGGCCCACCAGGTCGTCGAATACAGCCTGACCCTGCCCAACAGCCGGCAGAACGAGAACGAAGCCGACCTGATCGGCCTGGAACTGGCCGCTCGCGCCGGCTATAACCCCAACGCCGCAATGACGCTGTGGCAGAAGATGGGGCAGGCGGCCGGTGGCGACGCGCCGCCGGAAATCCTCAGTACCCACCCGGCCGACAGCACCCGGATGGCCAACCTGCAGGCAGCCATTCCGAAGGTGATGCCACTGTACGAGCAAGCCAAAGGCCGCTGA
- a CDS encoding YajG family lipoprotein: MLQRLLLSVIAAASLTLTGCALSPQQLNPDPVFKGPIAAVGQGQPVVVKVVDGRPSTSLGTRGGLYSETSQLTVRSEDVIPKLQLQAETAVRLLGFTPSANAYNAPQLTLTLAELKYQSPKEGVYVTEADIGATFRVDVQSSARRYSGRYGASMNQRFGMAPNQATNTKLVSDVLSDALNRVFKDPTIGQTLNQR; this comes from the coding sequence ATGCTGCAACGCTTGTTGCTCAGCGTTATCGCTGCTGCCAGCCTGACCCTGACCGGCTGTGCGCTCAGCCCGCAACAACTCAACCCGGACCCGGTGTTCAAGGGCCCCATCGCCGCCGTTGGCCAGGGCCAGCCGGTGGTGGTCAAGGTCGTCGACGGTCGTCCCAGCACGTCGCTGGGTACCCGCGGTGGCCTGTATTCGGAAACCAGCCAGTTGACCGTGCGCAGCGAGGACGTGATCCCCAAGCTGCAGCTGCAGGCTGAGACCGCCGTGCGCCTGCTGGGCTTCACCCCGTCGGCCAACGCCTACAACGCGCCGCAGCTGACCCTGACCCTGGCCGAGCTGAAGTACCAGTCGCCCAAGGAAGGCGTGTATGTCACCGAGGCCGACATCGGCGCCACCTTCCGCGTCGACGTGCAGAGCAGCGCGCGTCGTTACAGCGGCCGCTACGGCGCGTCGATGAACCAGCGCTTCGGCATGGCGCCCAACCAGGCGACCAACACCAAGCTGGTGAGCGACGTGCTCAGCGATGCGCTGAACCGTGTGTTCAAGGACCCGACCATTGGCCAGACGCTGAACCAGCGCTGA
- a CDS encoding putative signal transducing protein yields the protein MQRIYEPADLIEAELLAGMLANEGISSHLGGRHLVGGIGELPGMGLLHLWVEDDVAERARELIAAYNAAQPLPGPADDNEAGPGVLLC from the coding sequence ATGCAGCGAATCTACGAACCTGCCGACCTGATCGAAGCCGAGTTGTTGGCCGGCATGCTGGCCAACGAGGGCATTTCGTCGCACCTGGGCGGACGCCACCTGGTCGGTGGCATCGGCGAACTGCCGGGCATGGGGCTGTTGCACCTGTGGGTGGAGGACGACGTGGCCGAACGGGCGCGGGAACTGATCGCCGCGTACAATGCCGCGCAACCCCTGCCGGGGCCCGCCGACGACAACGAAGCTGGCCCCGGCGTCCTGCTTTGCTGA
- a CDS encoding IS4 family transposase, whose protein sequence is MSFQQQLLDLGELFNFSDLSTFTQNIPVEWVASALDLSAQATIRRRRLPSDQVLWLVLGMALFRDEPVHEVARRLNICAQGLASYDLLARSGVTEARKRLGADPVEWLFRQTGHQWGRERYDGDTWQGLQVLAVDGALLRTPDTPELREHFGSGNTSTDRQTPFPMLRLAALMNVRSHLILDAQLSPYRRSEMRLADTFLQQVPDHSVTLFDKGFWSADLLLGLAKGGDNRHWLIPARKALVSEEVTRYGKGDRLLRMKVSTPARKRNPDLPTHWEVREVSYEVGGKVKTLLTSLPADIHNAKAVVKLYQERWEIELGFRDIKSSLQQNAMTLRSKVKELVYQEVWGVLLAYNIIRREASQAAVAFGRSPSDIRFKPVAHYIAVQLIVMAAANPISATGRRLSELRSGLGGLFLDHRPRPSRPRTVKISKSRYPVDCKAAPLK, encoded by the coding sequence ATGTCTTTCCAACAGCAACTGCTCGACCTAGGCGAGTTGTTCAACTTCTCCGATTTGAGCACCTTCACCCAGAACATTCCGGTCGAGTGGGTGGCGTCCGCGCTGGACCTTTCCGCCCAGGCGACCATCCGGCGGCGCCGCCTGCCCAGCGACCAGGTGCTCTGGCTGGTGCTGGGGATGGCGTTGTTCCGCGACGAACCGGTCCATGAAGTGGCAAGGCGTCTGAACATCTGCGCCCAGGGGCTGGCCTCCTACGACCTTCTGGCCAGAAGTGGCGTCACCGAGGCGCGCAAACGGTTGGGTGCCGATCCGGTTGAGTGGCTGTTTCGCCAGACGGGTCACCAATGGGGCCGCGAGCGCTACGACGGCGATACCTGGCAGGGCTTGCAGGTGTTGGCCGTGGATGGCGCACTGCTGCGCACCCCAGACACCCCCGAACTCCGGGAGCATTTCGGCTCTGGCAATACCTCCACCGACCGCCAGACACCATTCCCCATGCTGCGGCTTGCAGCCCTGATGAATGTGCGCTCGCACCTGATCCTGGATGCCCAGCTGAGTCCCTACCGCCGTAGCGAAATGCGCTTGGCCGATACATTCCTGCAGCAGGTTCCCGATCACTCGGTGACGCTGTTCGACAAGGGATTTTGGAGTGCTGACTTGCTACTGGGGCTGGCCAAGGGCGGTGACAACCGTCATTGGTTGATTCCGGCACGCAAGGCCCTGGTCAGCGAGGAGGTGACGCGTTACGGCAAAGGGGATCGCCTGCTGCGCATGAAGGTGTCGACCCCGGCACGCAAGCGCAATCCGGACCTGCCAACGCACTGGGAGGTGCGTGAGGTCAGCTACGAAGTAGGGGGCAAGGTAAAAACCCTTTTGACCTCACTGCCGGCGGATATCCATAACGCCAAAGCCGTGGTGAAGCTGTACCAGGAACGCTGGGAGATCGAGCTGGGCTTCCGGGATATCAAAAGCTCCTTACAGCAGAATGCAATGACCCTGCGCAGCAAGGTCAAGGAACTGGTCTATCAAGAGGTCTGGGGAGTGTTGCTGGCCTACAACATCATCCGCCGTGAGGCCAGTCAGGCTGCGGTGGCCTTTGGCCGTTCCCCAAGCGACATACGTTTCAAGCCGGTGGCCCACTATATCGCCGTGCAATTGATCGTGATGGCGGCGGCCAACCCGATTTCGGCAACAGGCAGGCGCCTCTCGGAGCTGAGATCGGGACTCGGAGGACTGTTTCTGGATCACCGTCCAAGGCCCTCAAGACCAAGGACGGTGAAGATCTCCAAGTCCCGCTACCCAGTGGATTGCAAGGCTGCTCCGCTTAAGTGA